The Hymenobacter oligotrophus genome has a window encoding:
- the tamL gene encoding translocation and assembly module lipoprotein TamL: MNQPKPFYHPLTSLTWRGLALGAGLALAGCSGTKFIPENDKLYTGSAVSVKSNYPIPNESALTAELEAVISPKPNTSVLGLRPKLYFWHLGEGKSKGLGKWLADKYGEAPVLLSQVDTQRVKGLMTNRLYNNGYFAGPEVQSLIKAKGRTASVDYVARVQRPYTIKEIHFPERDTLIDRDIRKTQAGSLLKVGDPYNLNTLINERARIDNELKQHGYYYFAPDYLLFEVDSTQHNQANVYIRVKGSIPRRADHPYILNRITLNTKYGLTDTTETTRPIMYRGYRYVPDEKVFKAKAITNAVFLYPDSLYRRRRHDQTLSRLMSLGTFKFVDIQFRPARQKPDSAGYGFLNSTVRMTQLKKKSLRAEFQLVSKTNGFTGPGFTAQFRNRSALRGAEQLIVNLVGTFERRQGVASNTDAGSQGFGANSIEVGANAQLLVPRLITPPLPFLDVRLSNSDFQPRTIFGAGYRYVERRQFFQVDYLNLNYGYSWKTKITNEQELRPIDLQYARLAKTTDDFDELRRRRPFLDNSFRQQFIPASSYRYTYNNQVYEQRRNQSYFSGQVEVAGNLASAVSKLMGTEGKIFGQEYSQYSRFDLEFRNYYRVAADPTSGNRFATRVLVGLGLPYGNSTVLPYLKQYGIGGPNSVRAFAPRQIGPGRYEPTDSLQRSTSFYDQVGDIRLEANAEYRQDLFPFVKGALFVDAGNVWLVNNDPTRPGGQFALNSFFKELAVGAGAGLRVDVQFLVIRLDYAVPLRTPYGGTGGNAGRLNLAIGYPF; this comes from the coding sequence ATGAACCAGCCCAAACCGTTTTATCACCCGTTGACTTCCCTAACCTGGCGCGGGCTGGCGCTTGGGGCTGGCCTGGCGCTGGCCGGCTGCAGCGGCACCAAGTTCATCCCCGAAAACGACAAGCTCTACACGGGCAGCGCGGTAAGCGTCAAATCCAACTACCCCATCCCGAACGAGTCGGCCCTGACGGCGGAGCTCGAGGCGGTAATTTCGCCCAAGCCCAATACGTCCGTCCTAGGTCTGCGGCCCAAGCTGTACTTCTGGCACCTCGGCGAGGGCAAAAGCAAGGGCCTCGGCAAGTGGCTGGCCGATAAGTACGGCGAGGCGCCGGTGCTGCTCAGCCAAGTGGATACCCAGCGCGTGAAGGGGCTGATGACCAACCGCCTCTACAACAACGGCTACTTTGCCGGGCCCGAGGTGCAAAGCCTCATCAAGGCCAAAGGGCGCACCGCCAGCGTCGATTACGTGGCGCGGGTGCAGCGGCCCTACACCATCAAGGAAATTCACTTCCCGGAGCGCGACACGCTCATCGACCGCGACATCCGGAAAACGCAGGCCGGCTCGCTGCTCAAGGTAGGCGACCCGTACAACCTGAACACGCTCATCAACGAGCGCGCCCGCATCGACAACGAGCTGAAGCAGCACGGCTACTATTACTTCGCGCCCGACTACCTGCTGTTTGAGGTGGATAGCACGCAGCACAACCAAGCCAACGTGTACATCCGCGTGAAGGGCAGCATTCCGCGCCGCGCCGACCACCCGTACATCCTCAACCGCATCACGCTCAACACCAAGTACGGCCTCACCGACACTACCGAAACCACCCGGCCGATTATGTACCGGGGCTACCGCTACGTGCCCGATGAAAAGGTGTTCAAGGCCAAGGCCATAACCAACGCGGTGTTTCTGTACCCCGATTCGTTGTACCGCCGCCGTCGCCACGACCAGACCCTGAGCCGCCTGATGAGCCTGGGCACGTTCAAGTTCGTCGACATCCAGTTTCGGCCGGCGCGGCAAAAACCCGATTCGGCGGGCTACGGCTTCCTGAACTCGACGGTACGCATGACGCAGCTCAAGAAAAAGTCGCTGCGGGCCGAGTTTCAGCTGGTATCGAAAACCAACGGCTTTACGGGGCCGGGCTTTACGGCGCAGTTCCGCAACCGCTCGGCCTTGCGCGGGGCCGAGCAACTGATCGTGAACCTGGTGGGCACGTTTGAGCGGCGGCAGGGCGTGGCCAGCAACACCGATGCGGGCAGCCAAGGCTTCGGGGCCAACTCCATTGAGGTAGGCGCCAATGCCCAGCTGCTGGTACCCCGGCTGATTACGCCGCCGTTGCCGTTTCTCGACGTACGCCTGTCGAACTCCGATTTTCAGCCGCGCACCATTTTCGGGGCGGGCTACCGCTACGTGGAGCGGCGGCAATTTTTTCAGGTTGATTACCTGAACCTGAATTACGGCTACAGCTGGAAAACCAAGATTACCAACGAGCAGGAGCTGCGGCCGATTGACTTGCAGTACGCGCGACTGGCCAAAACCACCGACGACTTTGACGAGCTGCGCCGCCGCCGCCCGTTCCTCGACAACAGCTTCCGGCAGCAGTTTATTCCGGCGTCGTCGTACCGCTACACCTACAACAACCAGGTGTACGAGCAGCGGCGCAACCAGTCGTACTTCAGCGGGCAGGTAGAGGTAGCCGGCAACCTGGCCAGCGCCGTCAGCAAGCTGATGGGCACCGAGGGCAAAATTTTTGGGCAGGAGTACTCGCAGTACAGCCGCTTCGACCTCGAGTTTCGCAACTACTACCGCGTAGCCGCCGACCCCACCAGCGGCAACCGCTTTGCTACCCGCGTGCTGGTGGGCCTCGGGCTGCCCTACGGCAACTCCACGGTGCTGCCCTACCTGAAGCAGTACGGCATTGGCGGCCCCAACAGCGTGCGTGCGTTTGCGCCCCGCCAAATTGGCCCCGGCCGCTACGAGCCCACCGACAGCCTGCAGCGCAGCACCAGCTTCTACGACCAAGTGGGCGACATTCGCCTCGAGGCCAACGCCGAGTACCGCCAGGACTTGTTTCCCTTCGTGAAGGGCGCCTTGTTTGTGGATGCCGGCAACGTATGGCTCGTAAACAACGACCCCACGCGCCCCGGGGGGCAGTTTGCCCTCAACTCGTTTTTCAAGGAGCTGGCCGTAGGCGCCGGCGCCGGCCTGCGTGTCGATGTGCAGTTCCTCGTGATTCGGCTTGATTACGCTGTGCCGCTGCGCACGCCTTACGGCGGCACCGGCGGCAATGCCGGCCGCCTCAACTTGGCTATCGGTTATCCTTTCTAG
- a CDS encoding translocation/assembly module TamB domain-containing protein, giving the protein MATPTPPPSDTTPAASPAPRPHTRSPWGWLWRGLLGLLLLIILLVVGLIVALQFPAAQNYAARKAAGYLQNKIGTEVRINKFRTDWRHALSLDGVYLEDQKGDTLLAVGHLGLDIDLWALTKSQINVSAVELTDGTVHIARTEPDSTFNFDYILAAFATGDTTTTTPADSTGGFKYDIGEAHLANIYLTYRDEVDGMNVRTRVGDLAVAMNEVDVDRSIYRIGTASLKNTGINITQTKVPPDTPAEPLTLTLGLERAALDNVSLNYRNDPSRQYIRTRIGQAAVTADNIDLIRQRIALNTLTLRNSEIAYAQNENVPVEQRVVNPAEVVAKVDSAVAQTTGAPTSWRVSLRQSDISGVRFAFDNVDEARQRTRLPAMDYNHMLFDSLALRTRNLVYTNNRTTGRIDLLRGREQSGFRVDRAQADVVYDSVQIRLDNLDLVTPHTRIRRTLAIGFDSLGALADTRTLGKTRLEANLQNTRLGFRDILYLAPDLITEKPFTSGPNQSVLISGQVNGRLDNFALNNLELVGLRNTIVRASGRIRGLPNTDGRLYTDLNIRQLTTTRRDINDILPAGIIPEDVIALPERATLSGTVRGRPTANDLALNLRANTSYGGAAIVANLRPGPTGQEPVDARFTLNNFDLGRLLKQPDLGPITGSGTYKGVGFEPTTMRGQLVANLQQARYGNYTYRNVAANVGIRGQQYDIDARSTGDANAAFAIKATVDLRNPDAPRYSFSGNLQSLNLTALGFYSGGNLSVRGDLSSNLSGADLNTLNGTLQGNNVVISLNNQVIPIDSINARILQQPGRAEVDFASNLVTATLRGNTRLGDIATELQRHIDRYFDLPGVQYRPSSVARNFTFDVRVPQSGARLLPKFVTGLTRISPFGIAGSYDSRGANLAVRSDIQRMRYQGVVFDSLKLRVGSDPQKLDYSVVLDQIRQDTTLKVPNPSLTGSIANNQIGTRLRIAESDSAERLNLAGVLQVLGGGRTYQFSSEPKLALDGRQWDAAPGNYLRYTPATGNIEAQNVRLTYNGRAERFLALQTLPGARNPLQVQIGNFDLNALGHAAGLQDSLIGGTLNGQAVAFNLGRTGQAFTADLNLAGLAYNKYLLGDVRAQAVNNTANRYDLTAQLVSPDGNDVRLNGYYVADGTVDVVADLGRLNLKTVEPFSAGQIQQSTGALTGRFTVTGTTAAPQLRGAARFQDAGFTLTQLGAPFRLPSDELVLNERGLRFENFAILDSVGNRAVVNGYIEPARDLTMVGQYRLALDVVTDDFLAVQSTRRDNPLYYGKLLVDSDTRVTGNLYRPVVRTRATVVEGSDLSVVVPTDEPVAVEREGIVVFVDKDAPKPNADSLLLATVADVDSAAVATGYDVRANITIRDNTPFTIVIDEAAGDNLRVRAAGTLNAVLDERGAQTLTGRLDVTQGQYQLSLYDLAERKFDIAPGSYIVWSGDPFNAQVNVSAIYRLRAVAADLIANQIEGDQTLANLSRNRLPFEVYLNVTEQLLKPQIGFDIRLPETESSPVAGAVRAKLEQLRQPSQTNELNKQVFALLALNRFIADNPFRSTAGPGSFVENQLRGSASQVLTDQLNNLTGEYLAGLGLELGVNSYSAVGATGEERSRTDLNVAVRRQLLNDRLTVRLGTDVPLSGSSSGSQATSGASAASQFAGDVSIEYNILPDGRLRLRAFRNNAYEDIDGQFVRTGTSLIFQRDYNSLQELFARTPEQVKQQVKADRRSRKEEKEAQQDTLKNNALN; this is encoded by the coding sequence ATTCCGGACCGATTGGCGCCACGCCCTTTCGCTCGACGGCGTGTACCTCGAAGACCAGAAGGGCGACACCCTGTTGGCAGTGGGGCACCTAGGGCTCGACATTGATTTGTGGGCCCTGACCAAGTCGCAGATCAACGTAAGCGCAGTGGAGCTGACCGACGGCACCGTGCACATCGCGCGCACCGAGCCCGATTCTACCTTCAACTTCGATTACATACTGGCGGCGTTTGCCACCGGCGACACCACCACAACCACCCCGGCCGATTCGACGGGCGGGTTCAAGTACGATATCGGCGAAGCGCACCTGGCCAACATTTACCTAACCTACCGCGACGAGGTAGACGGCATGAACGTGCGCACCCGTGTAGGCGACCTGGCCGTGGCCATGAACGAAGTGGACGTTGACCGCAGCATCTACCGCATCGGCACGGCCAGCCTCAAAAACACGGGCATCAACATCACCCAAACCAAGGTACCGCCCGATACCCCAGCCGAGCCGCTTACGCTGACCCTAGGTTTGGAGCGCGCTGCCCTCGACAATGTATCCCTAAACTACCGCAACGACCCTTCGCGGCAGTACATCCGCACGCGCATTGGGCAAGCCGCCGTTACGGCCGACAACATCGACCTGATTCGGCAGCGCATTGCCCTAAATACCCTAACGCTGCGCAACTCGGAAATAGCCTACGCTCAAAACGAGAACGTGCCCGTAGAGCAGCGCGTGGTTAATCCGGCCGAGGTGGTAGCAAAGGTTGATTCGGCCGTGGCGCAAACCACGGGCGCGCCCACCAGCTGGCGCGTTTCGCTGCGGCAGTCCGATATCAGCGGCGTGCGGTTTGCCTTCGATAACGTGGACGAGGCCCGGCAGCGCACCCGCCTGCCCGCCATGGATTACAACCACATGCTGTTCGACAGCCTGGCGCTGCGCACCCGCAACTTGGTGTATACCAACAACCGCACTACCGGCCGCATCGATTTGTTGCGCGGCCGCGAGCAGAGCGGCTTTCGGGTTGATCGGGCGCAGGCCGACGTGGTGTACGACTCGGTGCAAATCCGGCTCGATAACCTCGACCTCGTTACGCCGCACACCCGCATCCGCCGCACCTTGGCCATCGGATTCGACTCGCTGGGAGCCTTGGCCGATACCCGCACCCTAGGTAAAACCCGCCTCGAAGCCAACCTGCAGAATACTCGCCTTGGCTTCCGCGACATTCTGTACCTGGCTCCCGACCTTATTACCGAAAAGCCTTTCACGAGCGGCCCCAACCAATCGGTGCTGATCAGCGGGCAGGTAAACGGCCGCCTCGACAACTTCGCCCTGAACAACCTCGAGTTGGTGGGCCTGCGTAACACCATTGTGCGCGCTTCGGGGCGCATCCGGGGCTTACCCAATACCGACGGCCGCCTCTACACCGACCTTAACATTCGGCAACTGACCACCACGCGCCGCGACATCAACGATATTCTGCCCGCGGGCATCATCCCCGAAGATGTAATTGCGTTGCCCGAGCGCGCCACGCTCAGCGGCACCGTGCGCGGCCGCCCCACCGCCAACGACCTAGCCCTGAACCTGCGCGCCAACACCTCGTATGGCGGCGCGGCCATTGTGGCCAACCTGCGGCCCGGCCCAACGGGCCAAGAGCCCGTCGATGCCCGCTTTACCCTCAATAACTTCGACCTCGGGCGCCTGCTGAAGCAACCCGACCTAGGGCCCATCACCGGCAGCGGCACCTACAAGGGCGTGGGCTTCGAGCCAACTACCATGCGCGGGCAGTTGGTGGCCAACCTGCAGCAGGCACGCTACGGCAACTACACCTACCGCAACGTGGCCGCCAACGTAGGCATTCGGGGGCAGCAGTACGACATTGATGCGCGCAGCACCGGCGACGCCAACGCCGCCTTCGCCATCAAGGCCACCGTTGATTTGCGCAACCCCGATGCCCCACGCTACAGCTTCAGCGGCAACTTGCAAAGCCTGAACCTAACGGCCCTGGGATTTTACTCGGGTGGCAACCTGAGCGTGCGCGGCGACCTAAGCAGCAACCTTTCGGGCGCCGACCTGAATACTTTGAACGGCACGCTGCAAGGCAACAATGTGGTCATCAGCCTGAACAACCAGGTTATCCCCATCGACTCGATTAATGCCCGCATTTTGCAGCAGCCCGGCCGCGCTGAAGTCGATTTTGCCTCCAACTTGGTTACGGCTACGCTGCGCGGCAACACGCGCCTAGGTGATATTGCCACCGAACTGCAGCGCCACATCGATCGGTACTTCGATTTGCCGGGCGTGCAGTACCGCCCCTCGTCGGTGGCGCGCAACTTCACGTTTGATGTGCGCGTGCCGCAAAGCGGCGCGCGGCTGCTGCCCAAGTTCGTAACGGGCCTCACGCGCATCTCGCCCTTCGGCATTGCGGGCTCGTACGACAGCCGTGGGGCCAACCTGGCCGTGCGCTCCGACATTCAACGGATGCGCTACCAAGGCGTGGTATTCGACTCGCTGAAGCTGCGCGTGGGCTCCGATCCGCAGAAGCTCGATTACAGTGTGGTGCTCGACCAGATCAGGCAGGACACCACCCTGAAAGTGCCCAACCCGAGCCTGACGGGCAGCATTGCCAACAACCAAATAGGTACGCGCCTGCGCATTGCCGAAAGCGACTCGGCCGAGCGTCTAAACCTGGCTGGTGTGTTGCAAGTGCTGGGTGGTGGGCGCACCTACCAGTTCAGCTCAGAGCCCAAGCTAGCCCTCGATGGCCGGCAGTGGGATGCCGCGCCGGGCAACTACCTGCGCTACACGCCCGCTACTGGCAACATCGAAGCCCAGAATGTGCGCCTAACTTACAACGGCCGCGCCGAGCGCTTTTTGGCGCTGCAAACGCTGCCCGGTGCCCGCAACCCCTTGCAGGTGCAAATCGGCAACTTCGACCTGAACGCCCTAGGGCACGCCGCTGGCTTGCAAGATTCTCTCATTGGCGGTACCCTCAACGGGCAGGCCGTGGCCTTTAACCTAGGGCGCACGGGCCAGGCCTTCACCGCCGACCTGAACCTAGCCGGCTTAGCCTACAACAAGTACTTGCTGGGCGATGTGCGCGCCCAAGCCGTAAACAACACCGCCAACCGCTACGACCTAACCGCCCAATTGGTAAGCCCCGACGGCAACGACGTACGCCTGAACGGCTACTACGTGGCCGATGGCACCGTGGACGTGGTGGCCGACCTAGGGCGCTTGAATCTGAAAACCGTGGAGCCGTTTTCGGCCGGGCAAATTCAGCAGAGCACCGGGGCGCTTACAGGCCGGTTTACCGTAACGGGCACTACCGCCGCACCGCAGTTGCGCGGGGCGGCGCGCTTCCAGGATGCCGGCTTTACGCTCACGCAGCTGGGCGCGCCCTTCCGGCTGCCCTCCGACGAGTTGGTGCTGAACGAGCGCGGCCTGCGCTTCGAAAACTTTGCTATTCTTGACTCGGTAGGCAACCGCGCCGTGGTGAATGGTTACATCGAGCCGGCGCGCGATTTGACCATGGTGGGCCAGTACCGCTTGGCGCTGGATGTGGTAACCGACGATTTTCTGGCTGTGCAGAGTACCCGCCGCGACAACCCGCTGTACTACGGCAAGCTGCTCGTCGATTCGGACACGCGCGTAACCGGCAACCTGTACCGCCCGGTAGTGCGTACCCGCGCCACCGTGGTAGAGGGCTCCGACCTAAGCGTGGTGGTACCCACCGACGAGCCCGTGGCCGTGGAGCGCGAAGGCATTGTGGTGTTTGTGGATAAGGACGCGCCCAAGCCCAACGCCGACTCGCTGCTGCTGGCCACCGTAGCCGACGTAGACAGCGCCGCCGTGGCTACGGGCTACGACGTGCGCGCCAACATCACCATCCGCGACAACACGCCGTTCACCATCGTAATCGACGAAGCGGCCGGCGACAACCTGCGCGTGCGGGCCGCCGGCACGCTCAATGCCGTGCTCGACGAGCGCGGCGCCCAAACCCTCACGGGCCGCCTCGATGTAACGCAGGGCCAGTACCAACTCTCGCTTTACGACCTGGCCGAGCGGAAATTCGACATCGCGCCGGGCAGCTACATCGTGTGGAGCGGCGACCCGTTCAACGCGCAGGTGAACGTATCGGCCATTTACCGCCTCCGGGCCGTGGCCGCCGACCTCATTGCCAATCAAATTGAAGGCGACCAAACCCTTGCCAACCTCTCGCGCAACCGCCTGCCCTTCGAGGTGTACCTGAACGTAACGGAGCAGCTGCTGAAGCCGCAAATTGGGTTTGATATTCGGCTGCCCGAAACCGAGAGTAGCCCCGTGGCCGGCGCCGTGCGGGCCAAGCTGGAGCAATTGCGGCAACCCAGCCAAACCAACGAGCTGAACAAGCAGGTGTTTGCCCTGCTGGCGCTCAACCGATTCATCGCCGACAACCCCTTCCGCAGCACCGCCGGGCCGGGTTCGTTTGTCGAGAACCAACTGCGCGGCTCGGCTAGCCAGGTGCTTACCGATCAACTCAACAACCTCACGGGCGAGTACCTGGCCGGCCTAGGTCTGGAGTTGGGCGTGAACTCGTACAGCGCCGTGGGTGCCACCGGCGAGGAGCGCAGCCGCACCGACCTGAACGTGGCCGTGCGCCGCCAGCTGCTCAACGACCGCCTCACCGTGCGCCTAGGTACCGATGTGCCATTGTCGGGCAGCAGCAGCGGCAGCCAGGCCACCAGCGGCGCCAGCGCGGCCAGCCAGTTTGCCGGCGACGTTAGCATCGAGTATAACATTCTGCCCGATGGCCGCCTGCGCCTGCGCGCGTTCCGCAACAACGCCTACGAAGACATCGACGGCCAATTTGTGCGCACCGGTACTTCGCTCATTTTCCAGCGCGATTACAACTCGCTGCAAGAGCTGTTTGCCCGCACGCCCGAGCAAGTAAAGCAGCAAGTAAAAGCCGACCGCCGGTCCCGTAAGGAGGAGAAAGAAGCCCAACAGGATACGCTCAAAAACAACGCTTTGAACTAA